Proteins co-encoded in one Ziziphus jujuba cultivar Dongzao chromosome 9, ASM3175591v1 genomic window:
- the LOC107427934 gene encoding protein NUCLEAR FUSION DEFECTIVE 4, with product MGQLQERFRAFINNRWLVFVAAMWIQSCAGIGYLFGSISPVIKSNLNYNQRQIARLGVAKDLGDSVGFFAGSLCEILPLWAGLLVGALKNFIGYGSVWLVVTGRLPTLPLWAMCVLIFVGTNGETYFNTVALVSCVQNFPKSRGPVVGILKGFAGLGGAILTQIYAMIHAPDHASLIFMIAVAPTMVVIAFMFIVRPVAGHRQVRQTDAMSFTFIYSICLLLAAYLMAVMLVQDLVYVSHTVIIIFTVVLFIILLVPIVIPVSLSFFLDPRGPEEEALLSETPKQESGKSESDVNEVIFSEVEDEKPKEVDLLPASERRKRIAQLQSKLFQAAAEGAVRVKSRRGPRRGEDFTLMQALIKADFWLIFISLLLGSGSGLTVIDNLGQMSQALGYDNTHIFVSMISIWNFLGRVGGGYFSEVVVRDYAYPRHLAMAVAQFIMIFGHIFLAMGWPGAMYIGTMLIGLGYGAHWAIVPAAASELFGLKNFGVLYNFITMANPAGGLLFSGLIASNIYDHEAEKQAHQHLHWEQKSGSFFSSMLGLDDPPKCEGSICFFLTLVIMAAFCLVASILSMILVYRTKIVYKNLYGKSSQARVS from the exons ATGGGTCAGTTGCAGGAGAGGTTCCGTGCCTTCATCAACAACAGATGGCTAGTGTTTGTGGCTGCAATGTGGATTCAATCTTGTGCTGGGATTGGTTACTTGTTCGGAAGCATATCGCCGGTGATAAAGAGCAATTTGAACTACAACCAGAGGCAGATTGCAAGGTTGGGTGTGGCTAAGGACCTTGGGGATAGTGTAGGGTTCTTTGCTGGGAGTTTGTGTGAGATTTTGCCTTTGTGGGCTGGTCTTCTCGTTGGTGCTTTGAAGAATTTTATTGGGTATGGTTCCGTTTGGTTGGTTGTTACTGGTCGACTACCTACTTTGCCTTTGTGGGCG ATGTGCGTTCTTATATTTGTGGGGACAAATGGTGAAACCTACTTTAATACAGTTGCCTTAGTTTCCTGTGTGCAAAACTTCCCAAAAAGCCGGGGACCTGTTGTTGGAATTTTAAAGGGTTTTGCAGGTTTAGGTGGTGCAATTTTAACTCAAATATATGCAATGATCCATGCACCAGACCATGCATCTCTAATCTTCATGATTGCAGTCGCTCCAACAATGGTGGTTATAGCTTTTATGTTCATTGTCAGACCTGTTGCAGGTCACAGACAAGTCCGCCAGACTGACGCCATGAGCTTCACATTTATCTACAGTATTTGCCTTCTTTTGGCTGCCTATTTGATGGCGGTCATGCTGGTTCAAGACCTGGTTTATGTTAGCCACACTGTGATCATAATATTTACAGTGGTTTTGTTCATCATCCTCCTGGTTCCCATTGTGATTCCTGTGTCGTTGAGCTTTTTCCTAGACCCTAGAGGTCCAGAAGAAGAGGCACTCCTATCTGAGACACCGAAACAAGAATCTGGGAAATCTGAATCAGATGTTAACGAAGTAATTTTCAGTGAGGTGGAAGATGAGAAGCCTAAGGAAGTAGACTTGCTTCCAGCATCAGAAAGGAGAAAACGAATTGCTCAGTTGCAATCAAAACTATTTCAAGCAGCTGCTGAAGGAGCAGTGAGGGTCAAGAGCAGGAGGGGTCCGCGTAGAGGGGAGGACTTCACCTTGATGCAAGCTTTGATTAAAGCAGACTTTTGGCTTATTTTCATCTCGCTTTTGTTGGGTTCTGGGTCAGGTTTGACAGTGATTGATAACCTGGGTCAAATGAGCCAAGCACTCGGATATGATAATACTCATATATTTGTATCCATGATTAGCATTTGGAACTTTCTAGGTCGCGTTGGTGGGGGTTACTTCTCTGAGGTTGTTGTGAg GGACTATGCTTATCCAAGACATTTGGCAATGGCTGTGGCCCAGTTTATCATGATATTTGGGCATATCTTCCTTGCAATGGGGTGGCCTGGGGCAATGTATATTGGTACCATGTTGATTGGGCTTGGCTATGGGGCTCACTGGGCAATCGTACCAGCTGCTGCCTCTGAATTGTTTGGCTTGAAAAACTTCGGGGTGTTGTACAATTTCATCACGATGGCAAATCCTGCTGGTGGTTTACTGTTCTCTGGTTTAATTGCCAGCAATATATATGACCATGAAGCAGAGAAGCAAGCTCATCAACACCTACACTGGGAACAGAAATCAGGATCGTTTTTCTCAAGCATGCTTGGCCTGGATGATCCACCAAAATGTGAAGGTTCCATATGCTTCTTCTTAACTTTGGTAATAATGGCTGCATTTTGCTTAGTTGCCTCTATCTTAAGCATGATCCTTGTGTATCGGACTAAGATCGTGTACAAGAACCTATATGGAAAATCCAGTCAAGCTAGGGTTTCATAA